From the genome of Pseudomonas sp. Teo4, one region includes:
- a CDS encoding alkaline phosphatase family protein: MQHNVILVLLDGLNHQVAHHAMGHLHAYVEADRAALYRVECELPSLSRPLYECILTGVPPIESGIVHNNVNRLSNQRSVFHYAREAGLGTAAAAYHWMSELYNRSPFDPLRDRHTHAPKLPIQHGLFYWADHYPDSHLLADAEYLRRRHAPNFLLVHPMNIDDTGHRHGLDSSQYRNAARSADILLADYLPRWLEEGYQVLVTADHGMNNDRSHNGLLAEEREVPLFVFGEAFSLDPAAKPLQTELCGTICELLGAPHDKTVCRELLK; encoded by the coding sequence ATGCAACACAACGTCATCCTGGTCCTGCTCGACGGTCTCAACCATCAGGTGGCCCACCATGCCATGGGCCATCTGCACGCCTACGTCGAAGCCGACCGCGCCGCGCTGTACCGCGTGGAATGCGAACTGCCCTCGCTGTCGCGCCCGTTGTACGAGTGCATTCTCACCGGTGTGCCGCCGATCGAAAGCGGCATCGTGCACAACAACGTCAACCGCCTTTCCAACCAGCGCAGCGTGTTCCACTACGCCCGCGAGGCCGGCCTGGGCACTGCTGCAGCGGCCTACCACTGGATGAGCGAGCTGTACAACCGCTCGCCGTTCGACCCGCTGCGCGACCGCCATACCCATGCGCCGAAGCTGCCGATCCAGCACGGCCTGTTCTACTGGGCCGACCATTACCCTGACTCACACCTGCTGGCCGACGCCGAATACCTGCGCCGCCGCCATGCGCCGAACTTCCTGCTGGTGCACCCGATGAACATCGACGACACCGGCCACCGCCATGGCCTGGACAGCAGCCAGTACCGCAACGCCGCTCGCTCGGCCGATATCCTCTTGGCCGACTACCTGCCACGCTGGCTCGAAGAGGGTTACCAGGTGCTGGTCACCGCCGACCACGGCATGAACAACGACCGCTCGCACAATGGCCTGCTGGCCGAGGAACGTGAGGTGCCGTTGTTCGTGTTCGGCGAAGCCTTCAGCCTCGACCCTGCGGCCAAGCCGCTGCAGACCGAGCTGTGCGGGACCATTTGCGAGTTGTTGGGCGCGCCCCACGACAAGACCGTGTGCCGGGAGCTGCTCAAGTGA